From a single Pseudalkalibacillus hwajinpoensis genomic region:
- a CDS encoding glycoside hydrolase family 2 protein, with translation MALDSEVMLHHQKNGRGNYLIKEYMETYLPEPKDFPSFLYMSQVLQAEGIKTAIEAHRRKKPYCMGTLYWQMNDCWPVASWASMDYYGRWKALHYYAKRSFQDIMLSIDGTKNTQVDLHIISDVLNKLQGSIHMKLLAFDGELLREWNEEFILEANSTSKFVTLATEEILEGRNPNEVVFKAELEIDGEITDAKYHYFTSVKNLSLSKPDVKIEEVVTPLGKEYILETDVLAKQVYVTSNSEGIFTDNYFVSGQQKRISFLARTLDEGFTEGFAESLQVHSMADL, from the coding sequence ATGGCTCTTGATTCTGAGGTTATGCTGCATCACCAGAAAAATGGTCGAGGAAATTATTTAATCAAAGAGTACATGGAGACTTATCTCCCAGAACCTAAAGATTTTCCCTCATTTCTTTATATGAGTCAGGTTCTTCAAGCAGAAGGAATCAAGACAGCAATTGAAGCCCATCGAAGAAAGAAACCTTACTGTATGGGCACACTTTACTGGCAAATGAATGACTGCTGGCCTGTCGCATCTTGGGCAAGCATGGACTACTATGGTAGGTGGAAAGCTCTCCATTATTATGCGAAGAGAAGTTTCCAGGATATAATGCTCTCGATCGATGGTACGAAGAATACGCAAGTAGATCTTCATATCATTTCAGATGTTCTAAACAAACTTCAAGGTTCGATTCACATGAAATTGTTAGCTTTCGATGGGGAATTGCTCCGAGAATGGAATGAAGAGTTTATATTAGAAGCCAATTCAACGAGTAAGTTTGTCACATTAGCGACAGAAGAAATTCTTGAAGGACGCAACCCGAATGAAGTGGTGTTTAAAGCTGAGCTGGAGATAGATGGAGAAATCACAGATGCGAAATATCATTATTTTACATCTGTAAAAAATCTTTCCCTCTCCAAACCTGATGTAAAGATAGAAGAAGTTGTTACACCCTTAGGAAAAGAATACATTTTGGAAACTGATGTACTTGCGAAGCAGGTATATGTTACAAGTAACTCGGAAGGCATTTTCACGGATAATTACTTTGTTTCCGGGCAACAGAAAAGAATCAGTTTTCTAGCTCGAACATTGGATGAAGGCTTTACGGAAGGCTTTGCAGAGTCGTTGCAAGTACACTCAATGGCAGATTTATAA
- a CDS encoding extracellular solute-binding protein — MLKKIRSHSLFIAMIVLVLMLSACSGDDASSGSSGGDGDKIELTFWNIWTEPSPQNEASLKQVEKFNDEHPNIVIKQQSIPHDQFKVKVKTQAAGKQLPDLIQVFPGAELKPLVDGKLVQPIDDILSNWDDLIKEGQLGDYRVEGKQYALPANITPTSLVYYDKDMLKEAGYDEFPQTYDEFKKLVKTLKSNDTIPIALGNKAQWVLQSSYISTIGDRMTGSDFLPAVLNGDKKFTNEKFIKAVNVIKELSDMKAFNEDFNSIDNIQHRDLFAMGDAAMMIDGAWSLGPLLESVPDKNIGIALFPEIEGGEGDRRYGS; from the coding sequence ATGTTGAAAAAGATAAGATCTCATAGTTTATTTATCGCTATGATAGTCCTTGTACTGATGCTTTCGGCATGTTCAGGCGATGATGCTTCAAGCGGTTCGTCTGGGGGAGACGGAGATAAGATTGAATTAACGTTCTGGAATATCTGGACGGAGCCTTCACCACAAAATGAAGCCAGCCTTAAACAGGTAGAGAAATTTAATGACGAACATCCTAATATTGTAATCAAGCAGCAGAGTATTCCTCATGATCAATTTAAAGTAAAAGTGAAAACACAGGCTGCAGGAAAGCAGTTGCCAGACCTTATTCAGGTTTTCCCTGGAGCTGAACTTAAGCCACTAGTCGATGGTAAACTCGTTCAGCCGATCGATGATATTCTAAGCAACTGGGATGACCTTATTAAAGAAGGACAGCTTGGCGATTACCGTGTTGAAGGTAAGCAGTATGCATTACCAGCAAACATCACACCAACAAGCCTTGTTTATTATGACAAAGATATGCTTAAGGAAGCTGGTTATGATGAGTTTCCACAAACGTATGATGAGTTCAAAAAGTTAGTTAAAACACTTAAATCAAATGATACCATCCCGATTGCCCTTGGTAATAAAGCGCAGTGGGTATTGCAATCTTCTTATATCAGCACAATCGGAGACCGCATGACAGGTAGTGACTTCTTGCCCGCAGTACTTAATGGTGATAAGAAGTTTACGAATGAAAAATTTATTAAAGCAGTAAATGTGATCAAGGAGCTTTCCGACATGAAAGCATTTAATGAAGACTTTAACTCGATCGATAACATCCAGCACCGCGACTTGTTTGCTATGGGTGACGCAGCCATGATGATTGATGGAGCATGGTCTCTTGGACCACTTCTTGAATCTGTACCGGATAAGAATATCGGTATCGCCCTGTTCCCTGAAATTGAGGGTGGGGAGGGGGATCGAAGATATGGCTCTTGA
- a CDS encoding carbohydrate binding domain-containing protein, giving the protein MVTNVNKRGGCKASNGLVNWGSWWGDQWSGFAEGEVVHKDGQMEIVFEKTGAQSYSPQVFQENLFFENGREYTVSLDAKSTAPREVNLLVGEPLSSDPWFIPFMDTKVISIGEEVETHSFTFEMTSATNVNGKLVFEVGEINGVSIPSTITIDNVTIK; this is encoded by the coding sequence ATGGTAACGAACGTAAACAAGCGAGGCGGGTGTAAAGCCTCTAATGGATTAGTAAATTGGGGATCATGGTGGGGAGATCAATGGAGTGGATTTGCTGAAGGAGAAGTAGTTCATAAGGATGGACAGATGGAGATTGTTTTCGAAAAGACAGGAGCCCAATCTTATAGTCCGCAAGTCTTTCAAGAAAATCTATTCTTTGAGAATGGAAGAGAATATACGGTTTCATTAGACGCCAAATCCACAGCTCCAAGAGAGGTTAACCTCTTAGTCGGTGAGCCATTATCGTCTGATCCCTGGTTCATTCCATTTATGGATACAAAAGTGATATCAATCGGTGAAGAGGTGGAGACGCATTCATTTACTTTTGAAATGACAAGTGCAACCAATGTAAATGGAAAACTAGTCTTTGAAGTAGGGGAGATCAACGGTGTTTCTATTCCATCAACCATCACGATTGACAATGTTACGATTAAATAG